From Alphaproteobacteria bacterium, a single genomic window includes:
- a CDS encoding WbqC family protein, giving the protein MQQILSINNSSTKLAIMQPTYLPWVGYFDLMDQVDTFVILDNVQFSKQSWQQRNRLKSPQGELLLTIPVVTKGKGEQLIADVQLANHHFLNKHLNAIEMNYRRTPYFETYFQELKVLFECAHRFAYLHELTLSLIVWLKHKLGITTKIISASDFSLSNEKINRIIDLCKYLNVSHYISPKGAIDYLSPFLASFQKENIVVSFQQYEPISYKQLYPPFLSHLSSLDLLFNEGPNALNIVHKGRKNDEDRTCLKRKIINLSR; this is encoded by the coding sequence GTGCAGCAGATATTATCTATAAACAATTCCTCAACTAAACTTGCTATCATGCAACCAACTTATCTGCCTTGGGTAGGTTATTTTGACCTTATGGATCAAGTAGACACATTTGTTATTCTGGATAATGTTCAATTTTCAAAACAATCGTGGCAACAACGCAATCGTCTTAAATCGCCCCAAGGCGAATTATTGCTAACAATTCCTGTTGTGACTAAAGGGAAGGGGGAGCAACTTATTGCTGATGTTCAACTCGCCAATCATCATTTTTTAAATAAGCACTTAAATGCGATTGAAATGAATTATAGACGAACACCCTATTTTGAAACTTACTTTCAAGAACTTAAGGTATTATTTGAGTGTGCTCATAGATTTGCATATCTGCACGAATTAACACTTTCATTGATTGTATGGCTTAAACACAAATTGGGCATTACAACAAAAATTATATCAGCATCTGATTTCAGTTTGAGCAATGAAAAAATAAATAGAATTATAGATTTATGTAAATATCTTAATGTATCACATTATATATCACCTAAGGGTGCAATCGATTATTTATCACCTTTTTTAGCCTCTTTTCAAAAAGAAAATATTGTCGTTTCTTTTCAACAATATGAACCAATATCCTATAAACAACTTTATCCCCCTTTTCTTTCACATCTTTCTTCGTTAGACTTGTTGTTTAATGAAGGACCTAATGCACTGAATATTGTGCATAAAGGAAGAAAAAATGATGAGGATAGAACGTGTTTAAAGAGAAAAATAATAAATTTGTCTCGATAA
- a CDS encoding adenylate/guanylate cyclase domain-containing protein, whose protein sequence is MSVKMTSDHAGVFPKNGFMSNIQKRNEAFIGIIQLVLLGCFAGVAYWQSLLDHPYIFLLLTFYASFIALKSILCLSLRLPFAVISVSAAIDIVMPLLLIWILSGYYDHLSYLSHFNQGLYFYLLISIGLRVLHYNVGLTFFSAVIALIGLILVSHFKNIFFSSSAGNITNEEIDALVGFSLFSIILTLLAHRSKQLEIKRVDEQTKFQSFSRFFAEGVAQKIKDSKISLKVGEGEIRESAVLFIDLKGFTKLTQELPPNQIMSLLGDYQTRMVKIIYAHGGDIDKFLGDGIMASFGAVTITKTYASDALKAVDNLLIEVENWKKDRLSKGQICPNIGIGLAVGPVIFGAVGNQQRMEFTLIGDAVNLAAKLEKHTRKQEACFITTRKTLDLAIQQGYEDKTIRKILEKEMIRGFEQPIDLILTV, encoded by the coding sequence ATGTCCGTTAAGATGACATCTGACCATGCTGGTGTTTTTCCTAAAAATGGATTTATGTCAAATATTCAAAAAAGAAACGAAGCCTTTATAGGCATTATTCAGCTTGTTTTGCTTGGTTGTTTTGCTGGTGTTGCTTATTGGCAAAGTTTACTAGACCACCCTTATATTTTTTTATTGCTGACATTTTATGCAAGTTTTATTGCTTTAAAATCAATCCTTTGCTTAAGTCTTAGATTACCTTTTGCAGTCATTTCAGTATCAGCCGCGATCGATATCGTTATGCCACTTTTGCTTATTTGGATATTATCTGGATATTATGATCATTTATCTTATTTATCTCATTTTAACCAAGGTCTTTATTTTTATTTGCTTATTTCAATTGGGTTACGTGTTTTGCACTACAATGTAGGTTTAACTTTTTTTTCTGCTGTAATTGCCTTAATTGGACTTATTCTTGTATCACATTTCAAAAATATCTTTTTTTCATCTAGTGCCGGCAATATTACGAATGAAGAAATAGACGCACTTGTTGGTTTCAGTCTTTTTTCGATCATATTAACTTTATTAGCGCATCGGTCAAAGCAACTTGAAATAAAACGGGTTGATGAACAAACAAAATTTCAGTCGTTTTCAAGGTTTTTTGCTGAAGGTGTTGCACAAAAAATCAAAGACTCAAAAATATCGTTAAAAGTAGGTGAGGGTGAAATTCGTGAATCAGCCGTTCTTTTTATTGATTTAAAAGGGTTTACCAAATTAACGCAAGAATTACCCCCAAATCAGATTATGTCACTATTGGGTGATTATCAAACACGTATGGTTAAAATTATTTATGCACATGGTGGCGATATCGATAAGTTTTTAGGTGATGGTATTATGGCTAGTTTTGGCGCTGTTACGATAACTAAAACCTATGCTTCCGATGCGCTCAAAGCCGTTGATAATTTGCTTATTGAAGTTGAAAATTGGAAAAAAGATCGTTTATCTAAAGGTCAAATATGTCCAAATATTGGTATTGGTCTTGCTGTAGGGCCAGTTATTTTTGGTGCAGTTGGCAATCAACAACGCATGGAATTTACACTCATTGGCGATGCAGTCAATCTTGCAGCAAAGCTTGAAAAGCATACACGCAAACAAGAAGCCTGTTTTATAACCACTCGCAAAACGTTGGATTTAGCCATCCAGCAAGGATACGAAGATAAAACGATAAGGAAGATTCTTGAAAAAGAAATGATAAGGGGGTTCGAGCAACCAATAGATCTAATTCTTACCGTTTAA
- a CDS encoding glycosyltransferase, whose translation MKKILLRFDATKEIGMGHAIRVQSLVDAIKDKSDINLVICGEGEGIKKVFQNIDIYPLNELHKIHYDLAIQDIISSEIGLKNNDKPLIIIDDFGGSFNADLILNGSVLADKNLYKNYSLKTKFLCGGQYALLRTDFEKSLQEHKKVYDLTIVAGSGIKASEWVASTLHELTNFKINYKVTLIVGSEFIFPSNFQEITKHVDFYQSLNANHLAQKLRQSRLALVTGGMVMYEAIALGVPILVYPNVENQLEEISFFVENNVTENLIHIDALEDHIIKLLNDEQKCQERQKLGQKIIDGHGAKRAADIIYKQFLN comes from the coding sequence ATGAAAAAAATCTTACTACGATTTGACGCAACCAAAGAAATTGGTATGGGACATGCAATACGTGTTCAATCTTTAGTTGATGCGATAAAAGATAAATCAGATATTAATCTTGTCATTTGTGGGGAGGGAGAGGGCATAAAAAAAGTTTTTCAAAACATAGATATTTATCCATTAAATGAACTCCATAAAATTCATTATGATCTGGCTATTCAAGATATCATTTCTTCTGAAATTGGTTTAAAAAACAATGATAAGCCTTTAATTATAATAGATGATTTTGGTGGTTCTTTTAATGCAGATTTAATTCTGAATGGTTCTGTTTTAGCTGATAAAAACCTATATAAAAATTATTCATTAAAAACAAAATTTTTATGTGGCGGTCAATATGCGCTTTTAAGGACTGATTTCGAAAAATCATTGCAAGAACACAAAAAAGTTTATGATCTTACGATCGTTGCAGGCTCTGGTATTAAAGCGTCAGAATGGGTTGCGTCAACACTTCATGAATTAACAAATTTTAAGATAAATTACAAAGTTACACTTATTGTAGGGAGTGAATTTATCTTCCCATCCAATTTTCAAGAAATAACAAAGCATGTTGACTTTTATCAATCTTTGAACGCTAATCATTTAGCACAAAAATTACGACAATCTCGTCTTGCTTTAGTCACAGGTGGAATGGTTATGTATGAGGCCATAGCGCTTGGCGTTCCCATCCTCGTTTATCCAAATGTTGAAAATCAACTTGAGGAAATAAGTTTTTTTGTTGAGAATAATGTGACTGAAAACTTAATACATATTGATGCATTGGAAGATCATATAATAAAGTTATTAAATGATGAACAAAAATGTCAAGAGCGCCAGAAATTGGGGCAAAAAATAATTGATGGTCATGGGGCAAAACGTGCAGCAGATATTATCTATAAACAATTCCTCAACTAA
- the pseI gene encoding pseudaminic acid synthase, translating to MFKEKNNKFVSIKGHKIGPNFPPYVVAELSANHLGNYDRAIKIMEESAKAGVHAFKIQTFTADTLSMDIRENEFLLHADGPWAGRTQYELYQSAYTPWEWHKDLFDKAATLGLTIFSSPFDDTAVDFLEELDCPAYKIASYELIHLPLIAKVASTGKPLIFSTGHASLQEITDAVETAEKNGAKDIIILHTIGGYPTPIKDASLGNLKIMQDKFPGYVLGVSDHTPGAIVPIVSIGLGARLIEKHITISRSDGGEDAAFSLEPHEMAEVVSSTHLAWESLGIQNGQKWARPDSELPNRISRRSVYVSKDIQKGEILTPHNIKVIRPHFGLQPKFYFEVIGMRASEDLKRGTPLSWEALEQETIGSGQGTKYARA from the coding sequence GTGTTTAAAGAGAAAAATAATAAATTTGTCTCGATAAAGGGTCATAAAATTGGTCCAAATTTCCCACCTTATGTCGTTGCAGAACTCTCTGCTAATCATTTAGGCAATTATGATCGCGCCATTAAAATAATGGAAGAATCTGCTAAGGCCGGTGTTCATGCATTCAAAATTCAAACTTTTACAGCTGACACGTTAAGTATGGATATTCGTGAGAATGAATTTCTTCTTCATGCTGATGGTCCCTGGGCTGGTAGAACACAATATGAACTTTATCAAAGTGCTTATACACCATGGGAATGGCATAAAGATTTATTCGATAAAGCAGCTACATTGGGACTAACTATTTTTAGTTCACCTTTTGATGATACAGCTGTTGATTTTCTTGAAGAGTTGGATTGTCCTGCTTATAAAATAGCTTCTTACGAGTTAATTCATTTGCCGCTTATCGCGAAAGTTGCCTCAACGGGTAAACCTCTTATTTTTTCAACAGGTCATGCAAGCCTTCAAGAAATAACAGATGCTGTTGAAACAGCTGAAAAAAATGGTGCGAAAGACATTATTATTTTACACACTATTGGCGGTTATCCAACACCTATTAAAGATGCATCTTTAGGTAATCTTAAAATTATGCAAGACAAATTTCCTGGCTATGTACTTGGTGTTTCAGATCATACGCCTGGTGCTATTGTACCTATTGTGTCGATTGGTCTTGGTGCACGTCTTATAGAAAAACATATAACGATAAGTCGTTCTGATGGTGGGGAAGATGCTGCATTTTCGCTTGAACCACATGAAATGGCTGAAGTTGTTTCGAGCACTCATCTTGCTTGGGAATCTTTAGGGATTCAAAACGGTCAAAAATGGGCTCGCCCTGATTCTGAATTACCAAATCGTATATCAAGACGTTCTGTCTATGTTTCAAAAGACATTCAAAAAGGTGAGATTCTTACGCCACATAATATAAAAGTAATTCGACCTCATTTTGGCTTGCAACCAAAATTTTATTTTGAGGTCATCGGCATGCGTGCTTCAGAAGATTTAAAGCGCGGAACGCCACTTTCTTGGGAGGCGCTCGAACAAGAAACAATAGGTTCAGGGCAGGGGACAAAATATGCACGCGCCTAA